A window from Dromaius novaehollandiae isolate bDroNov1 chromosome 1, bDroNov1.hap1, whole genome shotgun sequence encodes these proteins:
- the LOC112984935 gene encoding lysozyme G produces MHLMLVLLGLAALLGTSQSQTGCYGVVNRIDTTGASCETAKPEKLNYCGVAASRMIAERDLRSMDRYKTLIKKVGQKLCVDPAVIAGIISRESHAGKALKNGWGDNGNGFGLMQVDKRSHTPVGEWNGERHLTQGTEILISMIKKIQKKFPRWTKEQQLKGGISAYNAGSGNVRSYERMDIGTTHNDYANDVVARAQYYKQHGY; encoded by the exons ATGCATCTGATGCTTGTACTGCTGGGCCTCGCTGCCCTCCTGG GTACATCTCAGAGCCAGACTGGCTGCTACGGTGTTGTAAACAGAATTGACACCACTGGGGCTTCATGTGAAACTGCGAAACCAGAGAAATTAAACTACTGCG gAGTTGCAGCTTCAAGAATGATTGCAGAAAGGGACCTACGAAGTATGGATAGATATAAAACTCTCATTAAGAAAGTTGGTCAAAAACTGTGTGTCGATCCAGCTGTGATTGCTGGCATTATCTCTCGAGAATCTCATGCTGGCAAAGCGCTGAAGAACGGCTGGGGTGACAATGGAAATGGATTTGGTTTAATGCAG GTTGACAAAAGATCACATACACCTGTGGGAGAATGGAATGGAGAAAGACATCTTACACAGGGCACAGAAATACTTATCTCAAtgataaagaaaatacagaaaaagttcCCACGCTGGACGAAGGAACAACAGCTGAAAG GTGGGATTTCTGCCTACAATGCTGGTTCTGGGAATGTCCGCAGCTATGAAAGAATGGATATTGGCACTACCCATAATGACTATGCCAACGATGTGGTTGCACGAGCCCAGTATTATAAGCAACATGGATACTAG